The following coding sequences lie in one Treponema socranskii subsp. buccale genomic window:
- the rsxC gene encoding electron transport complex subunit RsxC, with the protein MFTFKGGVYPPERKTHTRDGTVEDAFPSSKRVTIPVTMGGSPNECTVNVGDRVVKGQVIAASDKYMSVPVHASIAGTIAQIAPHTVAGGAQVPCVTIESDGSDETSYMSPLDPFACDTKDALDRIRNAGIVGMGGASFPTYVKLSPPDGTKIEYVIANAAECEPYLTVDYHTVKESCKKMIDGLAIEMHILGARGIVALENNKLDLINVINEAIAEANHTNDIEIKIVKTKYPQGGEKNLITAILKREVPAGGLPAHVGCIVSNVCTVCAISDAFRLGKPLIERAFTVSGGACENPANLRVPVGTLVEDLIGDVIRIKDDELVQILSGGPMMGVASADASFPVVKGTSGVLFLTKKEIHIGEEGLCLGCGRCIPPCPMRLSPVMMARSLKANDYDAAVRFGLMDCIECGSCAYVCPARVRLVYRFKLGKGVVKARAAKKNAAGKAAGGK; encoded by the coding sequence ATGTTTACATTTAAAGGCGGAGTCTATCCGCCGGAGCGGAAGACACACACTCGCGACGGGACCGTCGAGGATGCGTTTCCTTCCTCTAAGCGAGTGACGATCCCCGTCACGATGGGCGGTTCTCCGAACGAATGTACCGTAAACGTCGGCGACCGCGTTGTCAAAGGGCAGGTTATCGCTGCCTCCGACAAATACATGTCCGTTCCCGTACATGCGTCGATCGCGGGGACGATAGCACAGATCGCGCCGCACACTGTGGCAGGCGGCGCGCAAGTTCCCTGTGTTACGATCGAATCGGACGGAAGCGATGAGACGTCGTATATGAGTCCGCTCGATCCGTTTGCGTGCGATACGAAAGATGCGCTCGATCGCATCAGGAACGCGGGCATCGTCGGTATGGGAGGCGCGTCGTTTCCGACCTATGTGAAACTTTCGCCGCCCGACGGTACGAAGATCGAATACGTTATCGCGAATGCGGCGGAGTGCGAACCCTATCTCACGGTAGATTATCATACCGTAAAGGAATCGTGCAAAAAGATGATCGACGGGCTTGCGATCGAAATGCATATCTTGGGGGCACGAGGTATCGTCGCGCTCGAAAACAATAAACTCGATCTGATAAACGTCATCAACGAAGCGATCGCCGAAGCGAATCATACGAACGATATAGAAATCAAAATCGTTAAGACGAAGTATCCGCAGGGCGGTGAAAAAAATCTTATTACCGCTATTTTAAAGCGTGAAGTACCCGCAGGCGGTCTTCCCGCTCACGTCGGCTGCATCGTTTCAAACGTCTGTACGGTCTGCGCAATTTCGGATGCGTTTCGGCTCGGTAAGCCGCTCATCGAGCGCGCGTTTACCGTAAGCGGAGGTGCGTGTGAAAATCCTGCGAATCTGCGGGTTCCGGTCGGTACCCTTGTTGAAGATTTGATCGGAGACGTCATCCGCATAAAAGACGACGAACTCGTGCAGATCCTTTCCGGCGGCCCGATGATGGGTGTCGCTTCGGCTGACGCTTCTTTCCCCGTTGTAAAAGGTACGAGCGGCGTTTTATTTTTAACAAAAAAAGAAATTCATATCGGCGAAGAAGGGCTTTGTCTCGGCTGCGGCAGATGTATTCCGCCTTGTCCGATGCGGCTCTCGCCGGTTATGATGGCGCGTTCGCTGAAAGCGAACGACTACGATGCCGCCGTACGATTCGGACTTATGGATTGTATCGAGTGCGGAAGCTGCGCATACGTTTGTCCCGCGCGCGTCCGTTTGGTGTACCGATTTAAACTCGGCAAAGGCGTCGTCAAAGCGCGCGCTGCAAAGAAAAACGCTGCGGGTAAAGCAGCTGGAGGAAAATAA
- a CDS encoding TRAP transporter large permease, with protein MAALLVVLFIVLIAIGVPISFSLGVVSFAGIFALPQIPNAVVFSKMFNGLNSFTLLAVPLFILAANLMNEGAITDKLIDCCTALVGRFRGGLAYANILVSMIFAGISGSSQADTAGVGKVFIPAMDKQGYDMETSVGVTATSSTLGSIIPPSIIMVVYAGVANVSTGALFMTGIVPGILLGLAMMLVVRFYSKKKNFPIGEKVPLTAALKQTAISLPALFTPILLIGGIVCGWFTPTESAAFACMYALVIGIFFYKSIKLSRLPHILIETMKLSSLSLFALASANALGELLSYYQLNMIIRNFFVALPGGKIFFLFIVIVFFMFVGTFMDAVPAEILFVPIILPAAVSLGISPIMLGLITVCTLSLGLVTPPYGLCLLLASSIGNLSIERSFKGCLPYFISSLVILVLLALFPDFWLMIPASLFPNLF; from the coding sequence ATGGCAGCGTTGTTGGTTGTATTATTTATCGTCCTCATAGCGATAGGCGTTCCGATTTCGTTTTCGTTGGGTGTGGTTTCATTTGCGGGAATTTTTGCTCTCCCTCAAATTCCCAACGCCGTTGTGTTCAGCAAAATGTTCAACGGTCTCAACAGCTTTACATTGCTTGCGGTTCCGCTTTTTATCCTTGCCGCAAACCTTATGAATGAGGGTGCGATTACGGATAAACTCATAGATTGTTGTACCGCTCTTGTCGGCCGTTTCCGCGGAGGACTTGCCTATGCGAATATCCTCGTTTCGATGATCTTTGCGGGGATTTCCGGATCTTCGCAGGCGGATACAGCCGGCGTCGGAAAAGTATTTATTCCTGCGATGGATAAACAGGGATACGATATGGAAACCTCCGTGGGTGTTACCGCGACGTCGTCGACGCTCGGTTCGATTATTCCTCCGAGTATCATCATGGTCGTGTATGCCGGCGTCGCAAATGTAAGCACGGGCGCTTTGTTTATGACGGGAATCGTTCCGGGAATTTTACTCGGACTCGCAATGATGCTGGTTGTAAGGTTTTATTCAAAAAAAAAGAATTTCCCTATCGGCGAAAAAGTTCCCCTGACGGCCGCGCTTAAACAAACTGCGATTTCTTTACCGGCGCTTTTTACGCCCATTCTTTTGATCGGAGGGATCGTATGCGGCTGGTTTACGCCGACGGAGTCAGCCGCATTTGCTTGTATGTACGCTCTCGTCATCGGCATTTTCTTTTATAAGTCGATAAAACTTTCTCGGCTTCCTCATATTCTCATCGAAACGATGAAACTTTCTTCGCTTTCGCTTTTTGCGCTTGCATCCGCAAATGCGCTCGGTGAATTGTTAAGCTATTACCAGTTGAATATGATTATCCGCAATTTTTTCGTTGCGCTTCCCGGCGGAAAAATATTCTTTCTTTTTATTGTAATCGTTTTCTTTATGTTTGTCGGAACGTTTATGGACGCAGTCCCTGCCGAAATTTTATTTGTCCCGATTATTCTTCCCGCTGCGGTCAGTCTGGGGATCAGTCCGATAATGCTCGGCTTGATTACGGTTTGTACGCTTTCACTCGGACTGGTAACGCCTCCGTACGGTTTGTGTTTGCTTTTAGCTTCTTCGATCGGAAATCTCAGCATCGAAAGATCTTTTAAAGGCTGTCTGCCGTATTTTATTTCATCGCTTGTAATTCTCGTATTGCTCGCGCTGTTTCCGGATTTTTGGCTGATGATTCCCGCGTCATTATTTCCCAATTTGTTTTGA
- a CDS encoding TRAP transporter small permease yields the protein MRKIIAGMQKIQILIGGLFLLLFLITVVIQMFTRYTGIIATWTEDVEMYSFIWAVFMGAGAMVYEKKHFAFTALSDSLKKAESVKKLSIIISVIMMIFCMLMTYYGIRLTKQFWNYTWVNIPKFKRGITWICVPIAGITSSIYLLDSIVADCISLANCKNGVK from the coding sequence ATGCGAAAAATTATTGCAGGTATGCAAAAAATTCAAATCCTTATAGGCGGTCTTTTCCTTTTGCTTTTTCTTATCACCGTTGTAATACAGATGTTTACACGATATACGGGAATCATTGCTACGTGGACGGAAGATGTCGAAATGTATTCTTTTATTTGGGCCGTATTTATGGGAGCCGGTGCCATGGTGTATGAGAAAAAGCATTTTGCTTTTACGGCTCTAAGCGATTCTTTAAAAAAAGCGGAGTCGGTAAAAAAATTGTCCATTATTATTTCCGTTATCATGATGATATTTTGCATGCTAATGACATATTACGGCATTCGGTTGACAAAGCAGTTTTGGAATTATACGTGGGTGAATATTCCGAAATTCAAGCGCGGGATTACGTGGATTTGCGTTCCCATTGCGGGAATTACGTCTTCAATCTATTTGTTGGACAGTATCGTTGCGGATTGTATTTCATTGGCAAATTGTAAAAACGGAGTAAAATAA